Sequence from the uncultured Draconibacterium sp. genome:
TTGTTTTGTTGCCGGAGGAATTTATATGCCACCGGCACCGGTGTTAAAATCGATAAGGAATTATGTGGCCGGTCATGCCGAAGAATTTCTGGAAATTACCAGGGAACCCGATTTTAAAAAACAATTCCCGGAAATGTATAACGATAAATTAAAGCTGGCGCCAAAGGGTTTTCCGAAAGATCATGAGCACATCGATTTGCTGAAATACAAATCGTATATCTACTCGAAACCATTGAAAGAGAGTGTAGTAACCAGTGATGACTATGTTAAGGAAGTGGTAAAGTTTTACGAACAGCTTTATCCGGTAAACGTATTTTTATACGAAGCCTTGGCCGGGTAATTATTTTTATTGCTTCTTAATAATGGCGAAGAGGGTTACTTTTTAGGGCTCTAAAGAATATTATAATATAAGACCCTTATTTTTTATCTTCCCGATTTCAATGAAATGCCCCGGTTGTTCTGACCGGGGTTCTTTTATTTATAACCATTCAATACAGAGATGGTTAGCGCTATTTTTTGTTTTTCAGAATGGAAAGAATAATTACTTTTGCTGCCATTAAATATCAAATTCTTATAATTTAACGACTATGAAAAAAGTACTACTTGCAATGGCTTTTGTTGCATTTATGTTTTCTGTTAATGCCCAAAATGTACAGTTACACTACGATTTCGGTGAAGGCCGAAAAATGCTGACCTCAACAGTTGAAATGTTCCGTCCCGACGCTTACGGTTCGACATTCTTTTTCATCGACATGGATTATGGTGCTGATGGAACAGGTATCGACAATGGTATTTCGTTAGCTTACTGGGAAATTGCGCGTGCTTTTAAATGGAACGAAACGCAGAAATTTATGCCACGTGTTGAATACAACGGCGGAACAATGAAGCTTGCACCTGAAGATGCTCCCTGGATTCCGATCGAAAACTGCTGGTTGGCTGGTGTTGAACGTACCTGGGCTTCGGCTGATTTCTCTAAGATTTTAACCTTGCAGGCCAATTACAAGTACATTAAGGATAAAGAAGATGCAGCTTTTCAGTTAACAGCTGTATGGACCGTACAAATGGCCGAAGGAAAAGTTACTTTCACCGGTTTTGCTGATTTCTGGAAAGAAGAAATGTTCTGGGGAACTGACTACCGTTTATTAACTGAGCCTCAATTGTGGTACAACCCATGTAAAAACTTCTCGTTTGGTACTGAAATCGAGTTAAGCAACAACTTTGTTGGAGACGAATTTGCTGTGAAGCCAACGCTGGCTGTTAAATACACATTCTAAAACCTGAATTATGATCGATAAATTTTTTAATATCAGCGGCCGTGGTTCTTCTTTCAAAAAGGAGATCATTGGTGGGGCAACCACCTTTTTAACTATGGCCTACATCATTTTTGTAAACCCATCGATTTTGGGCGATGCAGGAATGGATAGAAATGCACTGATCACAGTTACGATTGTAGCCTCTCTTATTGGTACGCTTTTGGCCGGTGTTTGGGCCAAAGTACCTTATGCAATGGCACCCGGAATGGGTTTGAATGCCTTTTTTACTTACACACTTGTTTTAGGAGCCGGTGTTGAGTGGCAAACTGCTCTTGGAGTGGTATTCATTTCAGGTGTGATATTTTTGGCGCTTACTGTTACCGGTATTCGAACAAAAATTATTCATACCATCCCTCTGGCTTTGCGACTGGCAACCGGAGCTGGTATTGGATTGTTTATCTCGTTCATCGGCTTTAAAAACATGGGATTGGTTGTTGCCAACCCTGCAACATATGTTGGTTTAGGCGAATTTACTCCAACCCTGTTGATTGGTTTAGGCGGTTTACTTATAACTGCCATTCTGGAAGTGAAAAAAGTACGTGGCGGAATCTTCTACGGAATTATTATTACAACTATAATTGCAATAGTTGCCGGAGAAGTTCAGGCACCGGAGTCGTTTGTTTCTATGCCTCCAACTATGAGCCCGCTTTTACTGAAACTGGATATTCTTTCGGCGCTTAGCCTTGGATTGATCGGTGCGATTTTCTCGTTTATGTTTGTCGATCTTTTTGATTCGGTTGGAACAATTGTAGCGTGTTCGTACGAAGCCGGTTTTGTTGATAAAGATGGTAAAGTGGAAAATGTTGACCGCATTCTGGAAGCTGACGCGATTGCAACCGTTGCCGGTACGCTATTAGGAACAAGTACAACAACTACTTACATCGAATCTGCTTCGGGAATTGCAAATGGTGCTAAAACAGGTTTTGCTTCAGTTATTACAGCTGCCTTATTCTTTTTGGCGCTGTTCTTTGCTCCGCTTATCGGTATTGTACCAAGCTACGCAACCGCACCTGCATTGGTAATCGTTGGAGTGTATATGTTCAAGAATATCAAACAAATTGATTTTGCCGATTTTTCGGAAGCGATTCCGGCTTTCCTGACTATTATCTTAATGCCTTTAACTTACAGTATTTCCATTGGTTTATCGTTTGGATTTATCTCGTATGTGGTATTGAAAGCTGTGGCAGGTAAGTACAAGGAGGTTTCCTGGCTGATGTGGGTTATTGCTGTATTGTCAGTAATAAACCTGTGGTTTGGAGTATAAATATTCCATATAAAAAATAGTTAAAAGGATTGTCGTACGGCAATCCTTTTTTTGTACTTTTATTTTTCATTGAGGCATTAGCTCAGCTGGTTCAGAGCATTACCTTGACAGGGTAGGGGTCACTGGTTCGAATCCAGTATGCCTCACAAAAAAAAAGGAAGCAATCATCAGGATTGCTTCCTTTTTATCTTCGAATAAATTGTCTTAATCTGTTACATGATTTGTGCTAAAATAGACCATTTCGCGAACTATTTTTCCGTCATCGTTAAATGAATGAGAGAGCATTAAAGGCATCTCCACTTTTTTACCACTTTCTTCATCGGTGTACGAATAATTCCACCACGAATAAACTACATATCCGTTATTCAGTTCGTAGAAAATACAATCCGGGTAGCCAACCTGTTCAAAATGGATATCCTTTCTGGTGGCAAAATGGCTGGCAACATCTGCAGTTCTTTCTTCCAGGTTCATAGTTTCATCGTAGCCTCCTGCCAAACTACTGAAAATGGCATCTTCAGTAAAGAATCCTTTTAAGCCTTCTACATCTTCATCAACATATGTATTAAGTAATTTTCTTACTGTTGCTATGTAGGGGTGGTTGATGTAAACCTTTCCATTTTCGCGGATTGTTTGAGCATTCCGAATGTCCTCGAAAACATTATTGTTATAGTATTGAATGAAAGTGGCAATTTTTCCATCATCGTTAAAAGCGTATAAACAGTGCATATGCAGATCCAGGTTTATACCTGTTTTTTCGTTTGTTCCGGTGAGCAGCAGCCAATCCTGAACCCACATTTTTCCATCTTTATATTCTATTGCATCAGGATAGGCACCCGGCGTATCTTCAACATTAAAATTCACAAAGTTATTGGTCCAGTAACTCGTGTTTTTACTAAAGTTCTCAGCCGAGGTTTTCCAGTCATTGCCGTTCCGTATAATCATTATCGAGTCGGCAAAAAACGTTTTTACTTTTTCGGTGTCACCATTTTTAACGGCATTCCAAAAGCCTCTTGTCACGTCTATGGTTTCGTGTTCGTTAAACACGGTACCATTTTTCTTTTGAGCGAATGATGTAATTGCAAGGAGAGTTGCGATTAGCAATACAGCAAATTTTTTCATAATGTAATCTTTAGTTAATTGTTTAGAAAAAATCCGGCAATATATCACTTAACCTAATTGGTATGTATATACAATTTACGCATAACTTGATTAAAATGAAAATAATAGATGGTGTAAAGTGCAGGAATACAGCATGATAGTGTGTTTCTGTAAATGGGTGTGTTGTACGTGGTGGGATTAACGTATTGATATTGAGCGCCATAAAAGATAAAAAGGTCCAAAAATAGACAAAAGCGTAATCATTTTATTTTCAATTACAGGACTTTATGGTGTTGTGCAATTGAATTTGAAATGGAGAAGCTCGTTTTCGATTTTTTAGTAAAACATTTTATTTTACTTTTAGCAAAGTATTAAATCAACTAAACGATGTTAAGAAAGAGTAGAAGGGATTTTATAAAAGCCTCCGCTTTGACCGGAGCAGGTTTACTATTTTTAACGCCCAAAAGTTACGCCTGGGAGAAAATGCAAAATGATAACACATTGAAAGGAAAGAAAGTACTTTATGTTTATGGTGGCTGGAGTGGTCATGAGCCAAAACAATCGGTTGACGTATTTGTGCCGTGGCTAAAATCTGAAGGTGCAGAGCTTACGGTTTCTGACAGCCTGGATAGCTACCTGGATGAAGAATTAATGGGGTCTGTAGATTTGATTGTTCAAGCCTGGACGATGGGAACCATCACAAACGAGCAGGAAAAAGGCCTTTTAAAAGCCATTGGAAACGGAGCCGGGTTGGCCGGTTGGCATGGCGGTATTGGCGATTCGTTCCGAAATAATACCGAATACCAGTTTATGGTTGGCGGGCAGTGGGTCGCACATCCCGGTGGAGTTATTGATTATTCAGTACAAATTACCGATAAGAACGATCCTGTAACAAAAGGATTAAGCGATTTTCGCATGCATTCAGAGCAGTACTACATGCACATCGATCCGAATGTAAAAGTGCTGGCAACAACCGAATTTACCGCTGAACATTCGTCGTGGATTGAAGAGTGTGTAATGCCGGTGGTTTGGAAAAAATACTATGGTAGCGGACGTGTATTTTACAGCTCGTTGGGGCACGTTATGACTGATTTTGAAGTGCCGGAAGCACTGGAAATTATGAAACGCGGAATCCGTTGGGCAGCAGAAAGTAAATATGCTCCAAAAGAAAAGTGGGTGAGTCCGGTTTATAAATAAAAAAACCGCTCTTTTTCAAAGAACGGTTTCTTCTTATTTTTATAAAAACGAATTATCCGTTTAATGCTTCGGCACCACTTACAATTTCCAGAATTTCTCCTGTAATGGCTGCCTGGCGTGCTTTGTTGTATTCCAAAGTAAGCGATCCGATAAGATCGGTGGCATTATCAGTTGCCTGGTGCATAGCCGTCATTCGGGCGCCGTGTTCGGCAGCATTCGAATCAAGTAAAGCTTTGTAAAACTGAATTTTTAACGAACGCGGAATAAGCTCCTGTATAATATGCTCTTTCGATGGTTCGTAAATAAAATCGTAGTTGCCATTATCTTCGCCTTCTTCCATTTCAACCGGGAGAAACTGTTCGGCAGCCTGAACCTGAACGGCTGCATTTTTAAACTGGTTGTATACCAGCTCAATGCGGTCGTAATGTTTGTCGGCAAACGATTTCATACATTCTTCGGCAACTCTCGAAACATTTTCAAAAGTAAGCGCGTCGAACAATTCATTCTGGTCGGCTATTACATTGTACCCACGGTGTTTTAACTGGCGTGCTCCCTGTTTTCCGATGCACATAAATTCAAGGTTGCCCAATTGCAATTGTTGTGCATATTTTGTGTTGGCTACCTCAACTGCTTTTTTGGAGATGTTGCTGTTAAAACCACCACATAAACCGCGGTTTGAAGACACCAGGATCAAAAGCACCTTTTTAGGTTCGCGTGTTTGCGTATAAACCGAATCTTCAACATTTTCGAGGCTGGCACTCAGCGAAGTAAGAATCTCGTGCAGTTTTTCTGCGTACGGTCTGATCTGAAGAATGGCATCCTGCGCTTTTTTTAACTTGGCAGCCGAAACCATTTTCATGGCACTGGTTACCTGCCGTGTGGTTTTTACCGATGCTATTCGGGTGCGTATTTCTTTTAATCCAGCCATATTTTGGAATGTTGGAGTATCAGAATATTGGAGTGCTAGAATTGTTCCATTCTAATATCCCAATATTCTAACCTTCTAATATTTATTTATATTTCTCTGCTGTTTCTGCAGCTACTTTTCTAATGGTTTCCTCAATTTCAGGAGTAAGTTTACCGGTTTTCAGTTCATCAAGAACCGGGCGGTGCGACATTTCCATTGTTTCCAGGAAATCGGCTTCAAACTCTTTCACCTTATCAATTGGCACACTACGAAGCAACTCGTTGGTTCCGCAATAGATAATGGCTGCCTGGTGTTCAACTTTTACAGGCGAATACTGTCCCTGTTTCAGGATTTCCACATTTTTACGTCCCTTATCAAGTACACGCATTGTAGCGGCATCCAAATCGGAACCAAATTTAGAAAATGCTTCCAGTTCGCGGAACTGTGCCTGGTCGAGTTTTAATGTACCCGAGATCTTCTTCATCGATTTGATCTGTGCACTACCACCAACACGCGATACCGAGATACCAACGTTAATCGCCGGGCGAATACCCGAGTTAAACAGGTTCGATTCCAGGAAGATCTGACCGTCGGTAATCGAAATTACGTTGGTTGGAATATATGCAGAAACGTCGCCGGCCTGTGTTTCAATAATAGGAAGTGCGGTTAACGAACCACCACCTTTTACTTTATCTTTCAAACACTCCGGTAAGTCGTTCATGTTTTTTGCAATCTCATCCGATTCGATGATTTTTGCCGCACGCTCCAACAGGCGCGAGTGCAAATAGAAAACATCGCCCGGATAAGCTTCGCGACCCGGTGGACGGCGAAGTAGAAGTGACACCTCACGATATGAAACGGCCTGTTTCGAAAGGTCATCGTAAATAATTAATGCATGACGACCGGTATCGCGGAAATATTCACCGATAGCTGCACCTGCATAGGGTGCATAAAACTGCAATGCGGCAGGATCTGATGCAGTTGCCATAACAATAACGGTATAGGCCATTGCACCGGCTTTTTCAAGCGTAGCGGCAATATTTGCAACTGTAGAACCTTTCTGGCCAACTGCCACATATATACAATAAACCGGATTTCCCTGTTCGTAGAATTCGCGTTGGTTAATAATGGTGTCGATGGCTACTGCGGTTTTTCCTGTCTGACGGTCGCCAATAATCAACTCACGCTGACCACGGCCGATCGGAATCATCGCATCAACAGCTTTTAATCCTGTTTGCAGCGGTTCTTTTACCGGCTGACGGAAAATTACCCCCGGCGCTTTCCTTTCCAAAGGCATTTCAAAAAGTTCGCCGCTTAGTGCACCTTTTCCATCAATTGCTTCACCAATGGTATTTACCACACGGCCAAGCAAGCCTTCACCAACATTAATCGATGCAATACGACGTGTACGTTTTACGGTATCACCTTCTTTAATTTCTTCTGTAGGACCTAAAAGTACAGCACCAACATTGTCTTCTTCAAGGTTCAATACAATGCCTTTCATTCCGTTTTCGAATTCGATCATCTCATTCGATTCCACGTTCGAAAGTCCATAAATACGTGCAATGCCGTCGCCGACTTGCAGAACGGTGCCAACTTCTTCCAGTTCGGCTACCGATTTAAATCCTTCGAGTTGTTGCTTTAGAATTTCAGATACTTCAGCAGGTTTTATATTAGCCATGTTCTATTATTTTATGCTTGTCGCTATCGTTTATAATTCGGTTTCTAACAAGGTTTGTTTTACCTTTCGTAATTGGGTTGCCACGCTGGCATCATACTGTTTATCATCCATTCGCAATATCAGGCCACCCAGAATATCGGGATTTACCTGAGCCGATAACTCAATAGTAGCATTCAGCTCTTTTCCCAACAGTTCTTCCACCTTTTTAAGTGTAGAAGCATTAACTTCAGAAGCTGTTGTAAGAACGGCCGATTTAATATTGAGGTCTTTACGTGTAAGATCCAGAAAATTACGGCAGATACCCGGAATGTGTACTTCGCGTTTGTTTTGAACGATCAGCAATAAAAAGTTAAGACTGATCTCTTCGATTTTACCTTCGAAAATACTTTTTACCAAGGCTGCCTTTTTTGATGATTTTACGACGGGGCTTTCCAGTAAAAGAATAAAATCTTCCGATGATTTGCAGACATCCATAACCAACTGGATATCGGTTTTTAGCTTATCGAGCAGTTTTTTCTCTTTGGCTGTTGAAAAGAAAGCTTTGGCGTATCGTACAGTTATTGCGCTCTGGTCCATACTTAATTCAGCTTGATGTCGTCGATTAATCCGTCAACCATTTTTTCCTGTTCGCCTTTGTTGCTTAATTCTTTGCGAATCACTTTTTCAGCAATACTAACCGAAAGTTCTGCCACTTGTTTTTTGATATCGTTAATGGCAGCTGTTTTTTCAGCCTCTATTTGCTGACGTGCCTGAACAATGGCTTTTTGTGCTTCTTCAGAGGCTTTATCCTTGGCTTCGGCAACAATTTTATCTTTTAATTCTTTGGCCTCTTTCAGAATCGCTTCTTTTTCGCGGCGTGCTTCAGCAATAATTTTTTCATTATCGGCTTTTAGCCCGGCTACTTCTTTCTTGGCTTCTTCGGCCGAGTTTAAAGCAGTTGCAATAGATTCTTCACGCTCTTTTAATGCAGTAAGAATTGGCTTCCACGCAAACTTCTTTAATACAAAAAGTACGACTCCAAAAATGATGAGCATCCAAACAATGGTGCCCGGATTCGGCATTACTAATCCCATGATTTAAAATTTTAAAGTGGCAACAGCATCCCGGGCAATCCCCGGGATGGCTGCCAAAGTTTTTTGCTATACAAAAACGATTAGAATACAAACAATAACTGCGAAGAATGCCACACCTTCGATAAGTGCTGCAGACACAATCATGTTTGATCTGATGTCGCCGCTTGCCTCTGGTTGACGGGCAATAGCTTCCATGGCACTGGCACCGATTTTACCGATACCCATACCAGCTCCAATTGCTGCTAAACCTGCACCAATTGCTGCTCCCATTTTTCCAACCGACGCACCGGCGGCCGCTTGTAGCAATACTGTTAAAATAGCTGATAACATAGCTTTTAATTTTAAATATTAATGATGTTCTGAAGTCGCCATTCCGAAATAGAGTGCCGACAACAGAGTAAAAACATACGCTTGAATAAATGATACCAAAACATCGAGCAGCAGAATGAAAACCGAGAACAGGATGGAGATCGGACTTGCTCCTAATCCAACTGCCGGGCCAAACAGACTGCCGAATACAAAAATAAGGCTCACAAATACCATTACAATAAGGTGACCTGCCATCATGTTGGCAAAAAGTCGGACCATCAGTACAAATGGCTTTGTAATTACACCCGAAAGTTCAACGATAGGCATTAACGGGATTGGGAATTTTAACCACCACGGTACGTCCGGGTTGTAAATTTCTTTCCAGTAATGTTTGTTACCATTAATTGTTGTTACTGCAAAAGTGAACAAGGCCAGTACCATTGTAACCCCGATGTTTCCTGTAACGTTGGCTCCAAATGGCGGAATTGGTATCAATCCCATAAAGTTGTTGATCAGGATAAAAAAGAAAAGGGTTAATAAAAATGGCATGAACTTTTCGTATTTGTGTTCGCCAATGGCAGGTTTTGCTACTTCGTCGCGAATAAAAAAGATGATCGGTTCCAGGACATTTTGAACGCCTGTTGGAGCTTTTCCTTTGTTTTTTTTCGTCAGCCTTGCTGTTGCAAAAACCAGCCACAATAAAATAACTACCGATGCCAAAATACCGGCAATTGTTTTTGTTATTGAAATATCGATGGGTGTTCCAAGTTCGTGCCCTGCGGCATCCAGCTCAACTACTTTGCCTTTAAATTCCTCGCTTTCCGAAATGCGAAAACCTTTGTAAGCACTGTGCCCGTGATGAAATTTCGACGACATAAAAACATGAAATGCTTGTCCGTCGTGTAATTCCGGCTGTTTGCTGTAAACAATTATCGGAAGCGGAATACTAATGTGTTTATCGCCAAACGATGTAATGTGCCAGTCGTACGAATCGGAAACATGGTCGATTACAAATTCTCCGGCGTTAAATCCTTCTTCAGCGTGTGCGTCTGAAGCATGTGCTTCGATTTCTTCTGAATGACTTTCTGTTGCGTGTGTCTTTTCTTCCTCGTGCCCTTGTTGAGCCCGAAGCTGGCCATAACTTAATAACGAAAAGGCAAAGAATATAAAGACGGCTTTAGTAAGCTTAAGCATGGTTAATTCAGTTTTTCTTTGTTTTAACTTGTCTGTAAACATTATAAACAAACGCTTCTCGATAAGAATTTTGTCAGGTTGTTAAAACGAAAATTCTGTTCTAAGGTTCACAAATTTATAAGATTTTTTGGTCCGTGAATGGAAATTGACATTTTTCATTTGATAATTAACAATGTTTAAAAACCTGTTTTAGGAGAAGGGGGAAGAAGTGAAGGTTTATTTTTTATCTGTCGATTTTGTAATTCTGGTAATCTCCGTAACTTCAAAAAAGGTGTAAATAAGGTAAAGCAGCATTAAACAGATAACAAACGGGATGGCATTTTCTTTATCGACAGCAATGTAAACAACGGCTACCACCGAGTACAAAACAAGTTTGAAAAAGGTGATGAGCATATTGCTGCGGGTAAATTTCCCGATATCTTTTTTTGCCATTTTAAGCTGGTAAGCATAAATGCCCATTGTGGCCAAATAAAAGAAAAGCAACAAAAACGGAAGTACCGGCAGATAGTATTCGGGGAACGCCAGTGAAAATACCAGCCAGCCAGTTACGGCAATGGCCAATGTTATTGCCGTAAGTTTTACGATGAAAGCCTTCATTTCCTTTTTCGTTTTTTCGATTTATTATCCGGTTTCAACAGGTTTTTTACACCATAAATGATTGATGCAATTACACCAAATATAACCAGTGTAAGCGTAAATCCTTTAAACTCGTTATTCATCCATTGGTCGATTTTGTAGCCCAGAAGAGTAAATCCTCCGATAATTGCCATCATCTCGAAACCGAGGCTGGAATAGCGAATAAAAGAATTAGTCTTTTTGGTTGTATAAGGTTTTTTCTTTTGCATCTACTTTTGCAGGAGCACTGGTTCCGCCCATGGCGCAGGTACCGGTAAAAGTTGCACCGGGTTCAACGGCCAGTTTCCCGGCAACAATATCGCCTTCAATTTTTGCCGAGGCTTTCATGTTCAAAAGCTCATCAACAGTAACTTTACCTTTTATAAAACCGGCGATCTCAACATTATTGCATTTTACTGTGCCCTCGATATTGCCTTTTGGGCCAATAACAACTCTGCCTTTTGCTTCCAGGTTTCCAACCAGTTGCCCATCAATGCGAATGTCGCTACTTGCCGAAATATCGCCTTTAATGAGTGTTCCTTCACCTAAAATGTTAATCGCTTGATCGGGGGTTTCGCCAAACGTTCTTGTGTTTTGTTTTGCCATGGTTTATTACTTCTTAACTGTCCTTAATAATTGGGTGCCTGAATATACAATAAAATGAATCTTCAGCAAAAAAATGATTTAGATTCACAAAAACAGAACGGCAAAATTTTACATCTATTGTACGCTCTTATTTCGGATCGTAAGCCCATCTTAAATAAGTGCTTCCCCAGGTAAATCCGGCACCAAAAGCAGCGAGAATAATGTTGTCGCCTTTTTTCAGTTGTTTTTCGTAATCCCACAAACAAAGCGGGATTGTAGCCGCCGTGGTATTCCCGTATTTGCGGATATTAATCATTACCTGGTCTTTGCTGATTCCCATTCGGCGGGCAGTAGCTTCAATAATGCGCATGTTGGCCTGATGCGGAACAAGCCACGCAACATCTTCGGAACTGATGTTGTGCTTTTCCATAATTTCAACTGCCACGTCGGCCATGCTCGATACGGCAGCTTTAAAAACAGCTTGTCCTTCCTGGTATAAATAGTGTTCTTTGTTTTTTACGGTTTCCTCCGAGGCCGGTTTTAACGATCCGCCTGCTTTTATGTGCAGGTGATGACGTCCCAAACCGTCAACGCGGTTAATGTAGTCGATAACACCAACATCTTCGGTACTTGGTTCAACCAATACGGCAGCTGCACCATCGCCAAAAAGCGGGCAGGTGGTACGATCCTCGTAATTTATAATAGACGACATTTTTTCGGCGGCAACTATTACTACTTTCTTATAGCGGCCCGATTCGATAAACTGTGTTGCTGTTGACAGCGAAAAAATAAATCCTGAGCATGCAGCATTTAAATCGAAACTCCAGGCGTTGTGAATATTTGTTTTGTGAGCAATAATATTGGCTGTTGCCGGAAGGTTCATGTCGGGTGTAATGGTAGCACAAATCAACATGTCAACTTCTTCGGGTGCTGTGCCGGTTTTTTCCAGCAAATTCTCCACTGCCCTTGCTCCCATGTCACTGGTTGCTTTTCCTTCTTCCTTTAAAATCCTTCGCTCTTTGATCCCGATTCGCTGCATGATCCACTCGTCAGTCGTGTCAACCATTTTGCTGATTTCTTCGTTTGTTAACCGGTATTCCGGGAGATAGGCTCCAACTCCTGTAATTGCTGCCCTGATGTTAGCCATTGTTCAAATACTAATTTTTGTTTACTGAAAATAAAAGTTCTGGTCTTTTTTTACCGGGGTTAAATGTAGAGCGATTTAGAGGAGACAGCAAACAAATGCCAACAGATATGGTGTGGGAAGGTGAAAAAATGTTCTTTATGGCAGAACAATTTATAACATCGTTCGAAAAATCAGAAAATGAGAAATGCGAGTGTGTGTTCACAAAAAATCCATCTTCGGAACTTACCAAAGATGGATTTTTGTTAGTTAAATCCGGAGATTCCGGATGCTTATTTAACTATAATGCAATTTCTTTTTCAATTACTTGTTTTCCTCTGTAGTAACCACATTCAGGACATACTGTGTGGTATTTTACAGTTGTTCCACAGTTTGAGCAAGTAGCCAGAGTAGGTGCAACTGCTTTGTAATGCGTACGTCTTTTATCCCTTCTAGCTTTCGATGTTTTATGCTTTGGATGTGCCATTGTTATGTATTTTTAATTATTATTCTTTAAATTTTTTAATGCAGCCCAGCGCGGATCAATTTCTTCTTCTTCATCGTCGTCCGCTTCAAACTGCGTAATATTGTTTAATCTGTCAATCATTTCCTGGTTACAGCTGTTTTTTCCGCTTTCATCCGGATGAACATGCCGCAACGGAATACTCAGTGTAACGTATTCGTATATAATTTGAGCCAGGCTGATGGCGTGTTCTTCGGGTAAAACCCAGATAACATTGTCGCCTTCTTCAAACTCATCTTCTTCGCCAAATTTTACAAATAATTCGGTTTCTAAAGACACGTCTTGGTGGTAGTTGTCGAGACAGCGGTCGCATACAAGCTCTAACCATCCCTCGAGTGCAAAGCTTAATTTCAGAAATGCACTTCGTTTTTCAAGTTTAACGTTTACGTTAACTTCCCCGTTGTCAACCAGGCTCTCCTCAAAATGCTCAAAGAACTTATCGTTTACCTCAAATTGGTAATCGTGCAGGCCTTCTTTAAGACCTTTAAACTCAATATTATATTTGCTTTTCCAGCTCACGATTCCAAAAAAGTGGATGCAAAAGTATAAATTTTTTATTAACAGATAAAGAAATCGTTGAAATATTTCAAAATTCTTTCCAAATCAAAACAGTTAAATCTGAGCCATTTGCATAAGCGATAAGTTCGTTGATTGAACACAGCGGGGTTGAACTTTGGGTTTTGTTTTTATTTGTTCAGAATAATTCTGAATGTGGTTCCCTTTCCCATTTCCGACGATTTGATAAAAATTTTGCCCTTGTGGTAGATCTCAACAATACGTTTTGCCAACGAAAGGCCTAATCCCCAGCCACGTTTTTTGGTTGAGAACCCGGGGTGGAAAATTGAT
This genomic interval carries:
- the atpA gene encoding F0F1 ATP synthase subunit alpha gives rise to the protein MANIKPAEVSEILKQQLEGFKSVAELEEVGTVLQVGDGIARIYGLSNVESNEMIEFENGMKGIVLNLEEDNVGAVLLGPTEEIKEGDTVKRTRRIASINVGEGLLGRVVNTIGEAIDGKGALSGELFEMPLERKAPGVIFRQPVKEPLQTGLKAVDAMIPIGRGQRELIIGDRQTGKTAVAIDTIINQREFYEQGNPVYCIYVAVGQKGSTVANIAATLEKAGAMAYTVIVMATASDPAALQFYAPYAGAAIGEYFRDTGRHALIIYDDLSKQAVSYREVSLLLRRPPGREAYPGDVFYLHSRLLERAAKIIESDEIAKNMNDLPECLKDKVKGGGSLTALPIIETQAGDVSAYIPTNVISITDGQIFLESNLFNSGIRPAINVGISVSRVGGSAQIKSMKKISGTLKLDQAQFRELEAFSKFGSDLDAATMRVLDKGRKNVEILKQGQYSPVKVEHQAAIIYCGTNELLRSVPIDKVKEFEADFLETMEMSHRPVLDELKTGKLTPEIEETIRKVAAETAEKYK
- the atpH gene encoding ATP synthase F1 subunit delta, whose product is MDQSAITVRYAKAFFSTAKEKKLLDKLKTDIQLVMDVCKSSEDFILLLESPVVKSSKKAALVKSIFEGKIEEISLNFLLLIVQNKREVHIPGICRNFLDLTRKDLNIKSAVLTTASEVNASTLKKVEELLGKELNATIELSAQVNPDILGGLILRMDDKQYDASVATQLRKVKQTLLETEL
- a CDS encoding F0F1 ATP synthase subunit B, with product MGLVMPNPGTIVWMLIIFGVVLFVLKKFAWKPILTALKEREESIATALNSAEEAKKEVAGLKADNEKIIAEARREKEAILKEAKELKDKIVAEAKDKASEEAQKAIVQARQQIEAEKTAAINDIKKQVAELSVSIAEKVIRKELSNKGEQEKMVDGLIDDIKLN
- the atpE gene encoding ATP synthase F0 subunit C, translating into MLSAILTVLLQAAAGASVGKMGAAIGAGLAAIGAGMGIGKIGASAMEAIARQPEASGDIRSNMIVSAALIEGVAFFAVIVCILIVFV
- the atpB gene encoding F0F1 ATP synthase subunit A; the encoded protein is MLKLTKAVFIFFAFSLLSYGQLRAQQGHEEEKTHATESHSEEIEAHASDAHAEEGFNAGEFVIDHVSDSYDWHITSFGDKHISIPLPIIVYSKQPELHDGQAFHVFMSSKFHHGHSAYKGFRISESEEFKGKVVELDAAGHELGTPIDISITKTIAGILASVVILLWLVFATARLTKKNKGKAPTGVQNVLEPIIFFIRDEVAKPAIGEHKYEKFMPFLLTLFFFILINNFMGLIPIPPFGANVTGNIGVTMVLALFTFAVTTINGNKHYWKEIYNPDVPWWLKFPIPLMPIVELSGVITKPFVLMVRLFANMMAGHLIVMVFVSLIFVFGSLFGPAVGLGASPISILFSVFILLLDVLVSFIQAYVFTLLSALYFGMATSEHH
- a CDS encoding AtpZ/AtpI family protein: MQKKKPYTTKKTNSFIRYSSLGFEMMAIIGGFTLLGYKIDQWMNNEFKGFTLTLVIFGVIASIIYGVKNLLKPDNKSKKRKRK
- a CDS encoding polymer-forming cytoskeletal protein, with translation MAKQNTRTFGETPDQAINILGEGTLIKGDISASSDIRIDGQLVGNLEAKGRVVIGPKGNIEGTVKCNNVEIAGFIKGKVTVDELLNMKASAKIEGDIVAGKLAVEPGATFTGTCAMGGTSAPAKVDAKEKTLYNQKD
- a CDS encoding beta-ketoacyl-ACP synthase III, with the protein product MANIRAAITGVGAYLPEYRLTNEEISKMVDTTDEWIMQRIGIKERRILKEEGKATSDMGARAVENLLEKTGTAPEEVDMLICATITPDMNLPATANIIAHKTNIHNAWSFDLNAACSGFIFSLSTATQFIESGRYKKVVIVAAEKMSSIINYEDRTTCPLFGDGAAAVLVEPSTEDVGVIDYINRVDGLGRHHLHIKAGGSLKPASEETVKNKEHYLYQEGQAVFKAAVSSMADVAVEIMEKHNISSEDVAWLVPHQANMRIIEATARRMGISKDQVMINIRKYGNTTAATIPLCLWDYEKQLKKGDNIILAAFGAGFTWGSTYLRWAYDPK